In one window of Vibrio sp. DW001 DNA:
- the glnB gene encoding nitrogen regulatory protein P-II, whose amino-acid sequence MKKIEAIIKPFKLDDVREALAEVGITGMTVSEVKGFGRQKGHTELYRGAEYVVDFLPKVKLEIVVTSDVVDQCIDTIIETAQTGKIGDGKIFVTNVDRVVRIRTGEEDEDAI is encoded by the coding sequence ATGAAAAAGATTGAGGCAATCATCAAGCCGTTTAAATTGGATGATGTTCGTGAAGCGCTAGCAGAAGTTGGTATTACAGGTATGACAGTATCTGAGGTCAAAGGTTTTGGTCGTCAGAAAGGCCATACAGAATTGTACAGAGGTGCAGAGTATGTGGTTGATTTTCTGCCAAAAGTGAAACTTGAAATTGTTGTTACTAGCGATGTTGTTGATCAATGCATAGATACAATAATTGAAACAGCTCAAACGGGTAAAATCGGAGACGGTAAGATATTCGTTACGAATGTTGATCGTGTGGTACGAATTCGTACTGGCGAAGAAGATGAAGATGCTATTTAA
- a CDS encoding cytochrome c, which produces MNKLVTGLVMGTVLFSGSVLAGDPVAGKAKSMVCGACHGVAGISAIDGYPNLAGQNEKYIISSIKAYRNKERNGGNAAIMQPQAGILSDQDIENLAAYYSQMK; this is translated from the coding sequence ATGAATAAGTTAGTAACTGGATTAGTAATGGGTACGGTGTTGTTTAGTGGTTCTGTCTTAGCTGGTGACCCAGTGGCAGGAAAAGCAAAATCAATGGTATGCGGGGCTTGTCACGGCGTTGCTGGTATATCGGCCATTGACGGCTATCCAAACCTAGCTGGTCAAAACGAAAAGTACATTATTTCTTCAATTAAAGCTTATCGTAACAAAGAACGAAATGGCGGTAATGCCGCAATTATGCAACCACAGGCTGGAATACTCAGCGACCAGGATATCGAAAACTTGGCAGCATACTATTCACAAATGAAATAA